In Leisingera sp. NJS204, the DNA window TTCACGAAATGCACCGCACCCGGGCCGCAGGAGCAGAACGTCCCGTAAAGAAGATCCCCCACCGGTGCACCAGCGCCGGTGTTTTGCATTTGCGGGAACCCGTTCCCGCAGCCAGATGCCCGCTGCAGCAACAGCCGGCCCGGTTCCGCAACGGGAGCCGGCGCCGCTGGGGCAGCTATTGTACCGCAAAGGCCGGGGTTCAGGCCAAAACGGCGCGGCTGAGGTTCAGCCTGGCTTCCTCCAGCGCATCACCTGCGCCTAGAATGTCGGTTTCGCGGGCGCATTGGATCGCATAGTTGATCACTGCTTCCAGCGCTGCCCGTTCGTTTGCCCGTTCGTCTGCCTTGTTGTTCGCACCAGCCTCTTGCGAGCCGATTTCGAAATTGCGCATGATTCCCTACCGTTTGAGTAAGCTAAGCAATAATCCGCTTACAGTGTTGGTTCAGGCACCGCTGCGGGGCAATGGGGTTTTTAACTTTACCTTTACGTGTCACCGATATCGCACAGCTTTGGGGACGGAATCTGTGTTTTTCCCCGTATTAGACGATGGATGCACCGGTCGGGATGCGGTGATCAGATACACAGCAGCCCGGTCCCGCCTATCTGTGCTCCTCCGCTGCGGTTGCAGCCAAGGCACGGTTGTAGGCCTTTAACGCATCCACATGATACAGCGCGCCGATGATTTCCTCCGTCCCGCCCTCCTCCATCATCACTGGAAGAAAGGCCGCTTCGGCCCGGTCGAACACCGGCATTGCAGCCTCCAGAGACGCCGAAGCGCGGATGCACAGCCCTTCCTTAACCAGCGCTTGGCAGTCCTCCAGCGGCGCACAGCGGCTGTCGCCCATCGGCCGCATCACCGCACCGGCGCGGATCAGTGCCAGCAAATAGGCCTGCGGTCCGGCGGCACAATGAATATTGCGCTTTTCCAGCTGGGTCAGGAAGAAAGAGCGGTCCACCAGCCGCGAGGCCAGAGCCGTGGACATCGACACCGACACCATCACCGCCAGGCCGATCTGCCAGTCGCCGGTCAGCTCAAACACAATCAAGGTGGTGGAGATCGGCGCCCCCAGCACCGCAGCGGCAACAGCCCCCATGCCGGCAAAAGCATAAAGCGTGTGGGTGCCGGACACATCCGGCAGCACCGCAGTCGCGATCAGGCCAAAGGCCAGCCCGGTCAGCGCGCCGATCATCAGCGACGGCGAAAACACCCCGCCGCCCATGCGCCCGCCCATGGTGATCGCCACGGCGGCGGTTTTGACTGCGGTGAAAATCACCGCCTGCCCCAGCAGCAGCCCGCCGGTCAGCGCCAGCACGGTGGTTTCATAACCGACACCAATGATATGCGGATACCAGACAGCGATCACCCCCAGCATCGCGCCAGAGACCGCAGGCCGCAGCCAGCGCGGCAGGCCCAGCCGCTCTTGCACAGTGTTGCCCACCTTGTCGGCAAAGAAGATCGCCCGCATCAGCGCCACCGCCACCAGGCCGCAGATCAGGCCCAGGATCAGAAAGGCCGGCAGCTCCACATAGAACTGCAGCGCACCGGGGGTGTTCAGGGTGAATTCTGTAACATCGCCGTATTCCAGCCGGTTGATTACTGTTCCAGCAACCGAGGCCACCACGATCGGCGCAAAGGCGTTGACCGAGAAATGCCGCAGCACCACCTCCATCGCAAACAGCGCGCCAGCAATCGGCGCGTTGAAACTGGCCGAAACACCCGCCGCAACTGCACAGCCCAACAGGTCGCGCCCGGTAATGCCATCAGCGTTGATCCGGTTGCTGACCCAGGCCGAAATCACCCCCGCCATATGCACCACCGGCCCTTCCCGGCCCGTGGATCCGCCGGTGGACAGCGTAATGAAAGACGCCAGCGCCGAGGCCAGCCCCTCTTTGTGCTCGACCCTGCCGTCATGCAGTGCGGCGCCTTCGATCACATCCGCAACCGAGCGCACCCGCCCGTCCGGCGTAAAGCGGTCCAGGATCAGGCCGACCACTAGCCCGCCGCCGGCGGCAATGGCGACCAGAACATACCAGGGAAGCTCTTGCGCGTGGGAATGCAGATAATCAAGATCCGGCGCACCATAGACCCAGGCCTGCAATGCCGAGATCCCCTTGCGGAAGAACAGCGCGGCAAAACCGGCAGCGACGCCGATCAGCAGGGCGATCAGCCAGAACTGGAACTGGCTGGGGCCGCGATGGCGCAGCACCCGCCAGATGTCTTTCAGGCCAGCCAGCCATTGCACAGAAATTGAGGAAAGCGATGAACGGATTTCTTCTACCATAACCTGTCAGCGGGTCTTTTCTTATTTAATAGCCTACAACTGTCATAAGCCAGTTAAAGAACCCTCACCCGCAACAGTTTTCCGGTCGCAGTATTCCGGCTGGTTACCCGGCCAGCAAGGCACGGGCCGCAGCGCGGGCTTCTTCGGTGATAGTATCACCCGACACCATGCGGGCCAGCTCATCCACCCGCGCAGTATCGGCCAACGGCACCACCTGCGACAGGGTCATGCCGTCCACAACCTGTTTGCGCACCTGCCAGTGATGGCCGCCAAGCGCTGCCACCTGCGGCGAATGGGTCACCACCAGCACCTGGCCGCTGGCCGCCAGACTGCGCAGGCGGCGGCCCACGGCATCCGCAGTCGCACCGCCGACACCGCGGTCGATTTCATCGAAAATCAAGGTCTTGCTGGCATCTTCGCCGCGCAGGCAGACCTTCAGCGCCAGCAAAAACCGGCTAAGCTCGCCGCCCGAGGCGATCTTGTTCAAGGCCCCTGCCGGGGCGCCCGGATTGGTGGCGACGGTAAAGGCCACCGCGTCTATGCCCTCGGGCCCTGGCGCGCAGCTGGAAATGCGGGTTTCAAACACCGCCCGTTCCATCTTGAGCGGCGCCAGTTCCGCCATCACCGCCTGATCCAGCGCCGCAGCACTTTCCCGGCGGGCGGCGCTCAGCTGTTCTGCGGCTTGGGTATAGGCGGCCTCGGCGGCCTTCAAAGCGGCCTCCTGATCGGCCAGGTCCTGATCGCCGGCATCCAGTGCGGCCAGCTTGCTGCGCAGGGTTTCGGCATAGCCCGCCAGTTCGTCCGCTTGCACATCATGCTTGCGCGCCAGCCCGCGGATCGCAAAAAGCCGTTCTTCACAGTCTTCCAGCTCGCCCGGATTGAATTCCAGATAGCCCAGCACCCGCTCAACCCCGTCCTGGGCATCACCCAGTTCGATCATCGCGCGGCTAAGGGCTGCCAGCGGCTCCTCCAGCCCGGTATCGCTCTCCTGACTGGCAACACCCTCAAGCCAGCGCTGTGCTTCGCCCATGGCGCCCTCGGCACCCTCGCTCAGCAGGGCATGGGCGCGGCTGATGTCGCCGCGGATGCGCTCTGCCGCCTGCATCTGGCGGCGGCGGGTATCCAACGCATCGTCTTCGCCCGGCTGCGGGTCCAGCTTGTCCAGCTCGCCCACCGCATGGCGCAGGAATTCCTCCTCGGCCCGCACCGCATCCAGTGCCGCCCGCGTGGCCCCGACGGTCTTGCGCGCCTTGGCCGCGCCGGTCCAGGCCGCCCGCACCAAGGCCAGCAATCCCTGCACATTGGCATATTGGTCCAGCAGCGCCATATGCCCGCGCGGGTTCAGCAGCCCCCGGTCGTCATGCTGGCCGTGCAGCTCCACCAGGGTTTCCGACAGCGCCCGCAGCACCTCGCCCGAGCAGCGCCGGTCGTTGACCCAAGCGGTCTTGCGCCCCTCTGCCGTGTTCACCCGGCGCAGGATCAGTGTCTCGCCGCCGGGCAGGCCGGCCTCTTCCAGAATCGCATGCGCCGGATGACCCTCGGCCAGATCAAACTCAGCCAGAACCTCGCCCTGCGCGGCGCCCTGGCGCACCAGTTCGGCGCGGCCGCGCCAGCCCAGCACAAACCCCAGACTGTCCAGAAGAATGGATTTGCCGGCGCCGGTCTCACCGGTCAGCACATTGAGACCGGGCTGAAAATTCAGCTCCAGATGATCAATGATCAGGATATCCCGGATATCAAGCGCGCGCAGCATAGCCCCGCCTCCGTGCAGCAGCAGCCGTTACAGCCACTGCCCTTTGACCGTCTGACGGTAGATCTGGCTCAGCCAGTTATTGCCGCGGTCCCGCATTTTAAGCCCGTTTGCAGTCAGCAGTTTATAGCTGCTGTCATACCATTCGGTGGACTGGAAGTTATGACCCAGAATGGCACCCGCGGTCTGCGCCTCGTCGGTCAGGCCCAGCGACAAATACCCCTCAACCAGCCGGTGCAGCGCTTCGGCTGTGTGGCTGGTGGTCTGGAAATCCTCGACCACCACCCGGAACCGGTTGATGGCTGAGGTGTAATGGCCCCGGCGCAGATAATAGCGGCCGATCTCCATTTCCTTGCCCGCCAGATGGTCAAAGGCCAGGTCGAATTTCAGAATCGCCGAAGTGGCATATTCGCTATCGGGATAGACCTCGATCACCGTGCGCAGCGCCTGCAGCGCCTGAAAGGTCAGGCCCTGGTCGCGGCCAACCTCGTCGATCTGATCGTAATAGCTGAGGGCAAGCAGATACTGGGCATAAGCCGCATCTTCATCCGCCGGGTAAAAGTCGATGAACCGCTGCGCAGCGGCGCGGCTGTTCTCGTAATCCTTGGTGCTGTGATAGGCAAAGGCCTGCATGATCACCGCTTGCTTGGCCCATTCGGAATAGGGGTACAGGCGCTCAATCTCGGAGAAGTAATAGGCCGCGTCCTTGGGCTGTTTCTGGGCCAGCTCAAACTCGCCGCGCCCATAGATCTGCTCGGGCGTGAAGGCTTCCAGCGACTCGCCTTTCTTGACCGCGCCGCCGTCTCCGCCGCAGCCCGCAAGGGCCGCCATCAGAAGGACCGCGCCGAGGGTTTTGGCTCCCGCCCTGATGCCGTTCATAGTGCCTAACCTCACCGTCTTTACTTACGGGTGTCCGCCCCGGTTATGCCGTCTCTAGCACATTCAAATGGCGTGCAAAACGCCTTTCGCCACTTCCGCGTTCACATGGCAGAGAAAGCGGGCAATGGTCAAGTCCGCCCTGCTGTTCCCGCTCCCTTCTGCCGCCCTCAGCACAGGAAAAGACCCGGGACACTCACGCCCCGGGCCAGTCTGCCGCTCGTTCCTGGTTTTTTGCCTTATGCCACGCGCCGCTGTTCGGCCGGAATTTCCGACCAGATCAGACCCTGCCCCGGCAGCCGCGCAGTCATCGCCGCATCGCAGGCGACGGCCCGGACCGCGCCCGGCTCCGCAAACAAGGCACGCAGCAATGTGTTGGTCAGCGCATGCCCCGCGCGCTCGCCAACATACCGCCCCAAGATCGGCCCCCCAGCCAGCGCCAGATCCCCAAGGGCATCCAGCATCTTGTGGCGCACAGGCTCATCCGAATGGCGCAGACCCGCGCCGCTCTCAACCCGTTCTCCGTCAAACACAACCGCGTTTTCGCCCGGCACACCGCCTAGGGCGAGGCCGTTGGCCTGCATCGCT includes these proteins:
- a CDS encoding outer membrane protein assembly factor BamD; amino-acid sequence: MNGIRAGAKTLGAVLLMAALAGCGGDGGAVKKGESLEAFTPEQIYGRGEFELAQKQPKDAAYYFSEIERLYPYSEWAKQAVIMQAFAYHSTKDYENSRAAAQRFIDFYPADEDAAYAQYLLALSYYDQIDEVGRDQGLTFQALQALRTVIEVYPDSEYATSAILKFDLAFDHLAGKEMEIGRYYLRRGHYTSAINRFRVVVEDFQTTSHTAEALHRLVEGYLSLGLTDEAQTAGAILGHNFQSTEWYDSSYKLLTANGLKMRDRGNNWLSQIYRQTVKGQWL
- a CDS encoding chloride channel protein; the protein is MVEEIRSSLSSISVQWLAGLKDIWRVLRHRGPSQFQFWLIALLIGVAAGFAALFFRKGISALQAWVYGAPDLDYLHSHAQELPWYVLVAIAAGGGLVVGLILDRFTPDGRVRSVADVIEGAALHDGRVEHKEGLASALASFITLSTGGSTGREGPVVHMAGVISAWVSNRINADGITGRDLLGCAVAAGVSASFNAPIAGALFAMEVVLRHFSVNAFAPIVVASVAGTVINRLEYGDVTEFTLNTPGALQFYVELPAFLILGLICGLVAVALMRAIFFADKVGNTVQERLGLPRWLRPAVSGAMLGVIAVWYPHIIGVGYETTVLALTGGLLLGQAVIFTAVKTAAVAITMGGRMGGGVFSPSLMIGALTGLAFGLIATAVLPDVSGTHTLYAFAGMGAVAAAVLGAPISTTLIVFELTGDWQIGLAVMVSVSMSTALASRLVDRSFFLTQLEKRNIHCAAGPQAYLLALIRAGAVMRPMGDSRCAPLEDCQALVKEGLCIRASASLEAAMPVFDRAEAAFLPVMMEEGGTEEIIGALYHVDALKAYNRALAATAAEEHR
- the recN gene encoding DNA repair protein RecN; protein product: MLRALDIRDILIIDHLELNFQPGLNVLTGETGAGKSILLDSLGFVLGWRGRAELVRQGAAQGEVLAEFDLAEGHPAHAILEEAGLPGGETLILRRVNTAEGRKTAWVNDRRCSGEVLRALSETLVELHGQHDDRGLLNPRGHMALLDQYANVQGLLALVRAAWTGAAKARKTVGATRAALDAVRAEEEFLRHAVGELDKLDPQPGEDDALDTRRRQMQAAERIRGDISRAHALLSEGAEGAMGEAQRWLEGVASQESDTGLEEPLAALSRAMIELGDAQDGVERVLGYLEFNPGELEDCEERLFAIRGLARKHDVQADELAGYAETLRSKLAALDAGDQDLADQEAALKAAEAAYTQAAEQLSAARRESAAALDQAVMAELAPLKMERAVFETRISSCAPGPEGIDAVAFTVATNPGAPAGALNKIASGGELSRFLLALKVCLRGEDASKTLIFDEIDRGVGGATADAVGRRLRSLAASGQVLVVTHSPQVAALGGHHWQVRKQVVDGMTLSQVVPLADTARVDELARMVSGDTITEEARAAARALLAG